The following proteins are co-located in the Nocardia bhagyanarayanae genome:
- a CDS encoding YciI family protein, producing the protein MKYMILSYGSQVDYDGMVGKETGQPAWSPEDVAAMVAFMGEFTKKLEESGELVETRGLAEPVHTRRVSAKDGVPFVTDGPYAETQEVLAGYWVVECESFDRATEIAAELNNCPAPPHILASAYADVRPIMESAAEFG; encoded by the coding sequence ATGAAGTACATGATCCTGAGCTACGGCTCGCAGGTGGACTACGACGGCATGGTCGGCAAGGAGACCGGGCAACCGGCCTGGTCGCCGGAGGACGTGGCGGCGATGGTCGCGTTCATGGGCGAGTTCACCAAGAAGCTGGAGGAGTCCGGGGAGCTGGTGGAGACCCGCGGGCTCGCCGAGCCGGTGCACACCCGGCGCGTCTCGGCCAAGGACGGCGTGCCGTTCGTGACCGACGGACCGTACGCCGAGACGCAGGAGGTACTGGCCGGTTACTGGGTCGTGGAGTGCGAGAGTTTCGACAGGGCGACCGAGATCGCCGCGGAACTGAACAACTGCCCGGCCCCGCCGCACATCCTGGCCTCGGCCTACGCCGACGTGCGGCCGATCATGGAGTCCGCGGCCGAGTTCGGCTGA
- a CDS encoding trypsin-like peptidase domain-containing protein, whose amino-acid sequence MFRKLAVAVFALAAGVLPAGAQGGIAHAAAPAVLGGGSGIVVGDQGVCTLTTIGHDAAGRLVGLTAGHCSVAGTTIGAEANRDAGVVGSFAYTNDEMDYAVLEFDPTKVVPVNRVGNTTITALGGPARFPDIACKQGYTTGHTCGLAYGDVFQTNNWAWTQICVLPGDSGGPVVVGTTLVGMVNGYLYVPCLGPQLGGNMAAIIEDIDARGGIGAGFRPI is encoded by the coding sequence ATGTTCAGGAAGCTCGCAGTGGCCGTCTTCGCACTCGCGGCAGGCGTGCTGCCGGCCGGGGCGCAAGGCGGCATCGCGCATGCCGCTGCCCCGGCGGTGCTCGGCGGCGGCTCCGGCATCGTCGTCGGCGACCAGGGCGTCTGCACGCTCACCACGATCGGGCACGATGCCGCTGGTCGGCTGGTCGGTCTCACCGCGGGTCACTGCAGTGTCGCGGGTACCACGATCGGCGCCGAGGCCAACCGTGACGCCGGCGTCGTCGGCTCGTTCGCCTACACGAACGATGAGATGGACTACGCCGTCCTCGAGTTCGATCCGACCAAAGTCGTCCCCGTGAATCGCGTGGGGAACACGACGATCACCGCGTTGGGCGGTCCGGCGCGGTTCCCCGACATCGCGTGCAAGCAGGGCTACACCACGGGCCACACCTGCGGTCTGGCATACGGCGATGTGTTCCAGACCAACAATTGGGCTTGGACCCAGATCTGCGTCCTTCCCGGCGATTCCGGCGGACCTGTCGTGGTCGGGACAACGCTGGTCGGCATGGTCAACGGCTACCTGTACGTGCCGTGCCTCGGACCGCAGCTGGGCGGGAACATGGCCGCCATCATCGAGGACATCGACGCACGCGGTGGCATCGGCGCGGGCTTCCGCCCGATCTGA
- a CDS encoding NAD-dependent epimerase/dehydratase family protein codes for MKAVVTGASGNVGTALLRALRAEDWEVVGVVRRPPAERGPYARARWVRCDVGAPGAVGALCEAFAGADAVVHLAWAIHPRGGEPLMERTNLAGSANVLRAVADCGVPHLTCASSVAAYAPAPRWRRVDEAWSSSGVPGSAYSRGKAVLEALLDSFAAEHPDVRIARIRPCGITQADAAAELADWALSPWLPRTLIGRRWLPVPLWKDLRLQLVHSEDVAAAIRLILTRQASGPYNLAAEPVLTTAELAATFGGFRIPAPLPALTAAAWASWRLGVQPLHPGWLELADRACLIDTARARGELGWSPRHRADAVAAELAAGLRTGRTGDSPPLAPARARFRLGQPTHQTQAFPSPAPAHSRKTVRAQPSRSSSNQ; via the coding sequence GTGAAGGCTGTCGTCACCGGGGCCAGTGGGAATGTGGGGACCGCGCTGTTGCGGGCGCTGCGCGCCGAGGACTGGGAGGTGGTCGGGGTCGTTCGCCGGCCGCCCGCGGAGCGCGGGCCGTACGCGCGGGCCCGTTGGGTGCGGTGCGATGTCGGTGCGCCGGGGGCCGTCGGGGCGCTGTGCGAGGCGTTCGCGGGCGCGGACGCGGTGGTGCACCTGGCGTGGGCGATTCATCCGCGCGGCGGGGAGCCGCTGATGGAACGGACGAATCTGGCGGGTAGCGCGAATGTGCTGCGGGCCGTGGCGGACTGCGGCGTACCGCATCTGACGTGCGCGTCCTCGGTCGCGGCGTACGCGCCCGCCCCGCGCTGGCGGCGGGTCGACGAGGCGTGGTCGTCGAGCGGGGTTCCCGGCAGCGCCTACAGCCGGGGCAAGGCGGTGCTCGAGGCGCTGCTCGACAGTTTCGCGGCGGAACACCCCGACGTGCGGATCGCGCGGATCCGGCCGTGCGGCATCACGCAGGCCGACGCCGCCGCCGAACTCGCCGACTGGGCGCTGAGTCCGTGGCTGCCGCGCACGCTGATCGGCCGCCGCTGGCTGCCGGTCCCGCTCTGGAAGGACCTGCGGTTGCAGCTCGTGCACAGCGAAGACGTCGCCGCGGCCATCCGCCTGATCCTGACGCGGCAGGCGAGCGGTCCGTACAACCTGGCCGCGGAGCCGGTGCTGACAACCGCCGAACTGGCCGCGACCTTCGGCGGATTCCGTATCCCGGCCCCGCTGCCCGCGCTCACAGCAGCCGCGTGGGCGAGCTGGCGGCTCGGCGTCCAACCCCTGCATCCGGGCTGGCTCGAACTCGCCGACCGCGCGTGCCTGATCGACACCGCGCGGGCGCGCGGCGAACTCGGCTGGTCACCGCGCCATCGGGCCGACGCGGTCGCCGCCGAACTCGCCGCGGGACTTCGCACGGGTCGGACCGGAGACAGCCCGCCGCTCGCACCCGCCCGCGCACGATTCCGACTCGGGCAACCCACCCATCAGACCCAGGCGTTCCCCTCCCCCGCTCCCGCGCACAGCCGAAAAACCGTGCGCGCGCAACCGTCTCGCTCGTCCTCGAACCAGTAG
- a CDS encoding RNA polymerase sigma factor yields MTDSQVADLLRRSAPQVLAALVRRYGHFDTAEDAVQEAMLAAATKWPADGVPDDPRAWLITVAARRLTDLLRNEQARRRREETVARWSPPREWVAPPADRRPADSDDTLVLLFLCCHPALSPTAQVALTLRAVGGLDTAEIARAFLVSEATMTKRIGRAKQAIKATGATFAPPSATERDARLAAVLHVLYLVFTEGYAPTSGPDLHRVELSAEAIRLTRLVHRLLPDDREVTGLLALMLLTDARRPARTGPGGELVPMAEQDRSRWDRAMIEEGVALITAALPKGAPGPYQLQAAIAAVHDEAPTYAETDWPQITLLYEWLLRLVDNPIIALNHAVAVAMAAGPRAGLRLLDELAADERLRTDHRVPAVRAHLLELLGDGAAARESYLRAARQTTSLPTQRYLYARAAALPAG; encoded by the coding sequence GTGACCGATTCCCAGGTAGCGGACCTGCTGCGCCGGTCGGCGCCGCAGGTCCTCGCCGCGCTGGTTCGCCGCTACGGCCACTTCGACACCGCCGAGGACGCCGTGCAGGAGGCCATGCTCGCGGCGGCGACCAAATGGCCCGCCGACGGCGTGCCCGACGATCCGCGGGCGTGGCTGATCACGGTGGCCGCCCGCAGGCTGACCGACCTGCTGCGCAACGAGCAGGCCCGCAGGCGCCGGGAGGAGACCGTCGCGCGCTGGTCGCCGCCGCGCGAGTGGGTCGCGCCGCCCGCCGATCGCCGCCCGGCCGATTCCGACGACACCCTCGTCCTGCTGTTCCTGTGCTGCCATCCGGCGCTGTCGCCGACCGCGCAGGTGGCGTTGACGCTGCGCGCCGTCGGCGGCCTCGACACTGCCGAAATCGCCCGCGCCTTCCTGGTTTCCGAGGCGACCATGACCAAGCGCATCGGCCGCGCCAAGCAGGCGATCAAGGCCACCGGCGCCACGTTCGCCCCGCCCTCGGCCACCGAGCGCGACGCCCGGCTGGCGGCCGTGCTGCACGTCTTGTACCTGGTGTTCACCGAGGGATACGCGCCGACCTCCGGTCCGGATCTGCATCGGGTCGAGCTCTCCGCCGAGGCCATCCGCCTGACCCGCCTCGTGCACCGGCTGCTGCCGGACGATCGTGAGGTGACCGGCTTGCTCGCCCTCATGCTGTTGACCGACGCCCGCAGGCCCGCCCGGACCGGTCCCGGCGGCGAACTCGTCCCGATGGCCGAGCAGGACCGATCCCGCTGGGACCGTGCGATGATCGAGGAGGGCGTCGCTTTGATCACCGCGGCGCTGCCGAAGGGGGCGCCGGGTCCGTATCAGTTGCAGGCGGCGATCGCGGCCGTGCACGACGAGGCCCCGACCTACGCCGAGACCGACTGGCCGCAGATCACGCTGCTCTACGAGTGGCTGCTGCGGCTGGTCGACAATCCGATCATCGCGCTGAACCACGCCGTCGCCGTCGCCATGGCGGCCGGGCCGCGAGCCGGTCTGCGGCTGCTGGACGAGCTCGCCGCCGACGAGCGCCTGCGGACCGACCACCGGGTGCCCGCCGTGCGCGCCCACCTGCTGGAACTGCTCGGCGACGGCGCGGCCGCGCGCGAGTCCTACCTGCGCGCGGCCCGGCAGACCACCAGCCTCCCCACCCAGCGCTACCTGTACGCCCGCGCCGCCGCCCTGCCCGCCGGCTGA